The Gammaproteobacteria bacterium DNA window TAGCAATAGGTATGTTGAATGCATTAAACAGTCTTGATGTTGCAGGTCTTGGTTTGAAGTGGCCCAATGATATTTATTGTAATGGTAAGAAATTAGCGGGTCTGTTAGTGGAATGTTCAGGTGAGATTAGTGGTGGCTGTAAAATGGTTGTAGGCATGGGTGTGAATATTTATATGTCGCAGGTTGAAGGTGTTCAGATTGATCAGCAATGGACAGACATTAGAAGTGAGACGCCACAGTGGCAATTTTCACGCAATGATGTTGCCGCTGAATTAATTAATCATTGCTACGATAGTTTGGTTCAGTTTGAAAAAGACTCCTATAACCGTCTAAATGATGATTGGTCACGCTGGGATATATTGAAAGACAAACGAGTTGACTTGCATACGGCAAATTTTGTTCAATCAGGAATGTCACGTGGTATAGATAATGATGGTTGTTTGCTGTTGGAAACATCAAAGGGAGTGGAAAAGTTCTCTGCTGGTGATGTTAGTTTGCGGGCAAGCAAATGAAGTTATTATTCGATTTCGGTAATACCTGTTGCAAATGGGCATACCTTGAAAATCAGCAATTACAGAAAG harbors:
- a CDS encoding biotin--[acetyl-CoA-carboxylase] ligase; this translates as MLHFTEVLSLLDNNQYYSGQALAKRFNVTRATIHNCIVKIESLGIAIERVRGLGYRLAHPLDLLNRSEILKKVSIESRDELKDIHCLQKVDSTNQFAAELGLPQEGRFSVVLSEMQSAGKGRRGRHWVSPYAANIYMSVLWPLQRPLNETGMLSPLLAIGMLNALNSLDVAGLGLKWPNDIYCNGKKLAGLLVECSGEISGGCKMVVGMGVNIYMSQVEGVQIDQQWTDIRSETPQWQFSRNDVAAELINHCYDSLVQFEKDSYNRLNDDWSRWDILKDKRVDLHTANFVQSGMSRGIDNDGCLLLETSKGVEKFSAGDVSLRASK